TCTCGGCCACACAGACACCACTCAGGGAGTCTATTGATGATGGCCTTTGAATAAGGCTGCCACACAAACTAcgatagaaagaacataaaattacatgataataaaataaataaattacacataagcgtaactattatatcaaaacgccattaacaaccatcattattttaaaaaatacctGGCCATCTATTAGGTTGTccaatacatccctacatatggGTAAAACATCACGTGCCTCATTTTCGCGGGATTTACGATGAGTCCACCTTCGTGCAAGAGCCGTGTGTGGCGGAAGAGCCCTGCATGGTGGCTGCATCGGTATAATGggctcccaagcccaaacctatattaaaaaattaaaataaatacataaaaaccttataactatcaaataggacaaccaaataaaattatatagttttaaaggtcacgtacctgcaataaggaaatgaatccacacacatccttCGCTTTCCTCAACGAAGCGCGGCATAAACAAGTATATAAATATGACAATGCAGCCGCTCCCCAAGTTTGTTCACTCATTGCTCTAAGGTCACGCATGTCAAGCAAATAATCTAAATTAAGTAAGTCACCGGACTTATCCGGAAATATCGTGCCGCCACAAAGccatagcaagtacaacctaacccgctgttgcacatcaatttctggggtctgatctgtaatgtcatctaagcctctaatatattcaattaatttatgtacttctaacctactaacaccattaaaacaatccaGACCGGGTGCCCAACCAGTAAGCTCATGGATCAATTGTTGCCACCCACCAATATCTATATATCtagcattaagattattcaagggataaccatcaacaaccaagccaaacatgacctcgatatcttgtaatgtgatggtcgcctcacctgtacgcagatgaaaggtgtgcgtctcaggacgccatctctctataagtgcagtgatgactgcccaatcatatgatacaTATCCTACCTCTATtactcccctaaatccacacaggccaaagtagtcaaggatgcgaggatgaaaaggatgacgCCTCACATGCTTCCAAAATTCAGTATCCGTGCGGCGAGGAAACAGGCATCCGGTCGGTCCTCTCAAGGAACCATCCCACACATCCTCTGatcgatgcttctcctggagtgttaacacatcgtacacttctggccccggatgtacgcatacccgtggaaactccataccttatattaaaaaaaaaatgaagtccagatcaagctatttggagtaactcactattaaaaaaaatatattattccaaTTTTAGCAGAACAAATATGCACTGGCTAGATAAAGCCAACTTCCATACGCGTTATTTAGAAACCACTGATAGTGGACCACATTAATACCTATAAGGTATAGACAAATAATTGTCTACCCACTTAGACTTAGGTCCCATATAATAAAGCATTATCATGAcattttaagtatttttttttgtcctactgaggcatcaattaagtttcacttttctggctatataaatatcacattaaaggtacaatgaaatatattgtataacaataaataacaaaatatattgtataacaatccataacaaaatatattgaaTAACGTGGAACTGTCCACGTTTCACAATTATACCAAACTTCCGAGCATAGGGAAGAAATTACAGGTTCTGCAGTCATAAATTACTATGGTAATGCATAAATACATCAAACAAAGCAACATTCACAAAATGGGAGGAAAAAAATTCGATCCTTTATGACACATTTCACAATTCTTTTCTCCTGTACCGAAAATGTCATCATCGGTCCATTATTGGCAATATCCACAGTTCCACAATGTTTTAAGATAGTGATCTATACTTGTAAAACGtggattgatccacgttatacaatatattttgtataacgtggatcagtccacgttttacaaacatccacaaaactaacaaaaataacaacaacataacaatccataataaaatatattatttagttattcagatcttttataaaacaatccacaaaaataacagcaacataacaacaaattttattcagatcttttatataacaatccacaaaaataacaggAACATAACAataaatttcttcaaaagtgctactaaacaaatcAGACCTTTTTtataataatgcttctaacaatcatattttaagttcaaattaaaataacacaaataacacaaacgtattaaaataacaaaaataaaaaaataacaattaagatatataagacaaacagatctacatctactataaatatataatattatatgagttagaaaaaataccttaatttaaatagcaataatagataaagatgaagaagttgCTCCAAAAATTAGACTGTATTGCAGGgtttaaaaaaaatagaggagaaggaaaaggagaaggaGATGGAGGTTCTGTAAATATTTGCAATGGAGGAGAATGGAAGAGAATGAAAGAGAATGGAATGAAGCGGCGGAAGATAATATTTTAGGGCAGAATTCGGATCAGTCCGAGTTAACAAATAACTTGTATAACgaggactgatccacgttatacatgtaatttttttattttttttttggttgaatcgTCTGACAAAGTGGAAATtttttttggggtatatcgtggatcagcccacgatataccccttttggtataataatttttggacattcccttttggtaaaaaccgtgtatttttataccctttaggctccggactcgtaAACGATTCATATATGGGGTCCCAAAATGTTGAAGTTACGTCATGGAGCTTAACTTTATGTCATCATTATAGGAAGATATTATTTGTTAGAACTATTGTACAATTTTTATCAGTGAATACAATTGTCCTGATATATGAGTTACAATACTTGATGTACGCTTGAATAATCAAAATTTAATTCTCAAAAAGAGTCATTTTTTCATCTTCTTGTTCATTCTTTCTCTACTATTAAATATTAAGAAGGGAATACTACATTTGGATTATGTTTATAAGAGAAACAAACTAAAAGTAAATTGACATGATTTTTTCATGCAAGTTAATCGTTACTTGAGAGATGGGGGAGGGGCAATGAATTTTATAAAGAAATGTCCAACGGCATACACTTGCATGAATCACATAACAAAACACTTTTATAGGATATGATTTACCTAAGTGGAGTCCTCAAATAAATCATTTATCCAATGCTGATGATACTATCCTATTTTGCTCAGGGGATAAGACTTCTTTGAAGAAGACAGTGAAAAGACTGAGGAAATATGAGGCTGCTTCTGGACAGAGAGTAAATATGGACAAGAGTAGTTTCTATATTCATCATAAGGTAGATCTGCACAGAGAGAGAAGAATTCGGAAGATCACTAATATGAGAAAAGGATCATTTCCTTTCATTTACCTTGGTTGTCCTGTTTTCTATGGGAGAAGGAAGAGTATATACTATGCTGATTTAGTGAAGAAGGTGATGAACAGAATTATGTCATGGCAGAATAGGTTGTTAACTTTTGGCGGGAGATATATTCTGATTTCCCATGTATTACAGACTATGCCAATTTATTTGCTATTTGCCATGAATCCATTGAAAGGGATCATCAATCAATTACGCAAGCTTTTTGCAAAGTTTTTTTTGGAATAATGCCACAGGAAGCAGAAATAAACATTGGGTGGCATGGGATAATGTGTTTGCCAAAGGAAGAAGGGGGCATTGATTTTAGATCTCTACATGACATCTCAAATGCTTTATTTGCTAAGTTATGGTGGAGTTTTAGAACTTCAAATAGCCTATGGAGTGTATATATGTGGAACAAATATTGTAAGAAGCTACATCTAGTAATAGCACAAGCCAGGGGAGGATCAAATGCATGGAAGAAGATGGTATTGGTAAGAGAGCAAGTTGAGCACAATATCTGGTGGCAAATGAAGAATGGAAGTTCAAGTTTCTGGTTTGAGAATTGGACAAAACTTGGTGCACTTTACTATGTGATTACAGAATCCAACTTTGATGCAGAGGTGGAAGTCAAGGAGTATGTTGCAGGAGATAGGTGGAATTTAGAGAGATTATATGAAGTTTTACCAGAAGAAGTTGTTAATCATATCCAACAACATATCAAGGTGCCTTTAGAATTAGAGGGGGATGACAAAGCGTGGTGGCAACTAACCAAGAATGGATTGTTTACAGTCAAATCTGCTTGGGACTATATGAGGCAGAGAGAGGAAAAAAGAGAAGTTTTTAATTTCATTTGGGAAAAAGGAGTTCCAATAAAGATTAGTTTTTTTATGTGGAGCATGGCATGACAGAATTGCTACAGACGACATCTTGAAAAGGATGAAAATTTCTATTTGTTCTAGATGCTGGTGCTGCAACAATCCCCAACAAGAGACCATGTCACATTTGTTTCTAACCTCTCCTATAGCTGAAAAGTTATGGAGAAAATTTGCTTCTTGTGCAGGTTTTAACATGGAGGGAAGACATCTACATCAGGCTATTTTAACTTGGTGGATAGCAGATGTTAGCACTAAGTTACAGGCTATATTTAGAGCAGTTCCAGCTACTGTCATGTGGGAGTTATGGAAAATGAGAAATGCAGTCAACATGGGAATAACATCACATATAGCAGGCTAGTATATCAAGTTTTACATAACATTCATCAGTTGTGTAAACTAAGATATCCCTGGTTATATAATATTCCTACGGAGTGGTCAGAATTGGTTCAATTATTGggtaactgttacaccccgtagtttcggtacgttgagatttgttagggttagctattcaattgcagacatcagagttattgtcgagaagatgcaagatcataggtgctcgttttATAATTATAAGAGTTTGAGTTCacgtaacaggttatagaaggattggaaaacaagtgaactaaggagattaagcttccgaggctttgaaggaaagttgggcaaggtttggtatggATATTTTTAGTCTAACTGGGAGAAAGAATATCTCTGAGTATATCAAGAGTTTTGatgtgaaacaaaagcctaaagtga
Above is a genomic segment from Lycium barbarum isolate Lr01 chromosome 12, ASM1917538v2, whole genome shotgun sequence containing:
- the LOC132624223 gene encoding uncharacterized protein LOC132624223 produces the protein MKKLLQKLDCIAGFKKNRGEGKGEGDGGDKTSLKKTVKRLRKYEAASGQRVNMDKSSFYIHHKVDLHRERRIRKITNMRKGSFPFIYLGCPVFYGRRKSIYYADLVKKEAEINIGWHGIMCLPKEEGGIDFRSLHDISNALFAKLWWSFRTSNSLWSVYMWNKYCKKLHLVIAQARGGSNAWKKMVLVREQVEHNIWWQMKNGSSSFWFENWTKLGALYYVITESNFDAEVEVKEYVAGDRWNLERLYEVLPEEVVNHIQQHIKVPLELEGDDKAWWQLTKNGLFTVKSAWDYMRQREEKREVFNFIWEKGVPIKISFNMEGRHLHQAILTWWIADVSTKLQAIFRAVPATVMWELWKMRNAVNMGITSHIAG